The proteins below are encoded in one region of Saccopteryx leptura isolate mSacLep1 chromosome 1, mSacLep1_pri_phased_curated, whole genome shotgun sequence:
- the LOC136388495 gene encoding uncharacterized protein, with translation MSAVPPCFETPHPNPAPLGGPAPQSRPARRPRTPIPPSSEAPHPNPALLGSPAPQSRPPRRPRTPIPPSSEAPHPNPALLGDPAPQSRPPRKPRTPIPPSLETPHPNPAPFGDPAPQSRPVRRPRTPILPRSETPHPNPAPLGGPAPQSRSPRRPRTPIPPRSEAPHPNPAPLGGPAPQSRPPRRPRTPIPPPSLAPHPNPAPLRDPAPQSRPARRPHTPIPPLRRPRTPIPPPSEAPHPNPALLGDPAPQSHSPQRPAPQSRPARRPRTPIPQSSEARTPIPPPRRPRTPIPPPSEAPHPNPALLGDPAPQSRPPRRPRTPIPPSSETPHPI, from the coding sequence ATGTCAGCAGTCCCGCCCTGCTTCGAGACCCCGCACCCCAATCCCGCCCCGCTCGGAGGCCCCGCACCCCAATCCCGCCCCGCTCGGAGGCCCCGCACCCCAATCCCGCCCTCCTCGGAGGCCCCGCACCCCAATCCCGCCCTCCTCGGAAGCCCCGCACCCCAATCCCGCCCCCCTCGGAGACCCCGCACCCCAATCCCGCCCTCCTCGGAAGCCCCGCACCCCAATCCCGCCCTCCTCGGAGACCCCGCACCCCAATCCCGCCCTCCTCGGAAGCCCCGCACCCCAATCCCGCCCTCCTTGGAGACCCCGCACCCCAATCCCGCCCCGTTTGGAGACCCCGCACCCCAATCCCGCCCCGTTCGGAGACCCCGCACCCCAATCCTGCCCCGTTCGGAGACCCCGCACCCCAATCCCGCACCCCTCGGAGGCCCCGCACCCCAATCCCGCAGTCCTCGGAGGCCCCGCACCCCAATCCCGCCCCGCTCAGAGGCCCCGCACCCCAATCCCGCCCCCCTCGGAGGCCCCGCACCCCAATCCCGCCCCCCTCGGAGGCCCCGCACCCCAATCCCGCCCCCCTCGTTGGCCCCGCACCCCAATCCCGCCCCGCTCAGAGACCCCGCACCCCAATCCCGCCCTGCTCGGAGACCCCACACCCCAATCCCGCCCCTTCGGAGACCCCGCACCCCAATCCCGCCCCCCTCGGAGGCCCCGCACCCCAATCCCGCCCTGCTCGGAGACCCCGCACCCCAATCCCACAGTCCTCAGAGGCCCGCACCCCAATCCCGCCCTGCTCGGAGACCCCGCACCCCAATCCCACAGTCCTCAGAGGCCCGCACCCCAATCCCGCCCCCTCGGAGACCCCGCACCCCAATCCCGCCCCCCTCGGAGGCCCCGCACCCCAATCCCGCCCTGCTCGGAGACCCCGCACCCCAATCCCGCCCTCCTCGGAGACCCCGCACCCCAATCCCGCCGTCCTCGGAGACCCCGCACCCCATCTGA